A stretch of Ipomoea triloba cultivar NCNSP0323 chromosome 13, ASM357664v1 DNA encodes these proteins:
- the LOC116001378 gene encoding probable ascorbate-specific transmembrane electron transporter 1 — MGMRISSVLAHLLFVAITTLVLIWLLRFREGLSFHSAGNNFKIFNLHPLFMVVGFVLISGEAILVYTTPMRLGYVMSKRLKPLHISLHLIALGAAIVGLYAVFKFHHDTGTSNLVSLHSWIGISTVALFALQWVFSFFTLLFPSSRPSSKAPWHALFGLIIFSMGILSAVTGLLEKFISLDLKRDQEGFIVNFIGLLLLLFGISVGLTVLLPRGYLLEI, encoded by the exons ATGGGTATGCGTATTTCATCTGTGTTAGCGCATTTGCTATTCGTTGCTATAACAACCCTTGTTCTCATCTGGCTTTTAAGATTCCGGGAAGGCCTTTCTTTCCACTCTGCAGGCAACAATTTCAAGATTTTCAAT CTTCACCCACTGTTTATGGTCGTTGGCTTTGTATTAATCTCCGGAGAAG CCATATTGGTATATACCACACCCATGAGGCTGGGTTATGTGATGAGTAAGAGACTGAAACCATTGCACATAAGTCTACACTTGATAGCCCTTGGTGCTGCCATTGTTGGACTATATGCAGTTTTCAAGTTCCACCATGACACTGGAACTTCAAATCTTGTTTCCTTGCATTCCTGGATTGGCATTTCCACTGTCGCTTTGTTTGCTTTGCAg tgGGTGTTCTCCTTCTTCACCTTGTTGTTCCCAAGTTCAAGACCATCAAGTAAAGCTCCATGGCATGCTCTGTTTGGGCTCATCATCTTCTCCATGGGAATACTAAGTGCAGTGACAGGCTTGCTGGAGAAATTCATATCACTGGACCTCAAAAGGGACCAAGAAGGATTCATAGTCAATTTCATAGGACTTTTGTTACTTCTCTTTGGTATTTCTGTTGGCTTAACTGTTCTCTTACCTCGTGGCTACCTACTAGAAATCTGA